Within the Thermomicrobiales bacterium genome, the region GCTCCGCCTCAGTCGCTGGCGAGCTTCGCCGATCGGATATTGCCAGCAACGGCAACACGCCCAACCCGAAGCAGAGTGCCGAGAAGAAGTAGACGACATGAAACCCGAACTGCTCCGCCATCCAGCCGCCCACTCCGGGACCGACCAGCATGCCGAGCGCGATCGACAGGTTGAAGATGTAGGTGTAGGCGCGCGTACGACCTTGCGGCGTCGATGCGGCAGCGATATAGGCCGACACCGCCGGAACCGCCAGACCGGAGAACTCCATGAGAATCGCGCCGATGATCGCGTGCCACCAGACGGTGGCCTGGGTGAGGAAGAGTGCGCCCAACGTTGGGACGGCCATGAGCAGGACGATCAGG harbors:
- a CDS encoding MFS transporter produces the protein MTRKNETSRRQHRPSWLRSDLGLGRDNALLFWAHAIWGMGFSLQIAIWPLFIENLGARPGQIGFVIGAGALVRTALALPAGALADRGSLKRLIVLLMAVPTLGALFLTQATVWWHAIIGAILMEFSGLAVPAVSAYIAAASTPQGRTRAYTYIFNLSIALGMLVGPGVGGWMAEQFGFHVVYFFSALCFGLGVLPLLAISDRRSSPATEAE